In Columba livia isolate bColLiv1 breed racing homer chromosome Z, bColLiv1.pat.W.v2, whole genome shotgun sequence, one DNA window encodes the following:
- the CZH5orf63 gene encoding glutaredoxin-like protein C5orf63 homolog has protein sequence MRFDRKTAMTMTKKSKTNKNPTTSRPTPTVAPARGGQPREPGQPPPPAASYRTQSHPARQGLRWELGAPKKGLRAHGRGRREGRDAGVRGRRATSRGRRSGGGLCFLPGGAAPPCPRRDPSAAPRHSPGARARTMVLCFLSRTLQLGRYSCSPLGRHLCSTSTNKPVLTLFTKKPCPLCDEAMEVLEPYKKRFVLQEVDITLPENSAWYDKYKYDIPVFHLNGKFLMKHQVDIQKFEDQLMKLELQDDGNQ, from the exons ATGCGGTTTGATAGAAAAACAGCAAtgacaatgacaaaaaaaagcaaaacaaacaaaaaccccactaCTTCACGCCCGACACCCACAGTTGCTCCGGCTCGGGGAGGGCAGCCGCGGGAGCCAGGGCAGCCGCCTCCGCCGGCTGCGTCTTACAGAACGCAGTCTCACCCGGCGAGACAGGGGCTTCGGTGGGAGCTGGGAGCCCCCAAGAAGGGGCTCCGGGCTCACGGCCGcggcaggagggaggggagagatgCGGGCGTGCGGGGCAGGCGGGCGACCAGCAGGGGGCGCCGCAGCGGCGGCGGGCTCTGCTTCCTGcccggcggggccgcgccgccTTGCCCGCGCCGGGATCCGTCCGCCGCCCCTCGCCATTCGCCGGGAGCCCGCGCCAG GACAATGgtgctttgttttctgagcaGAACACTGCAACTAGGAAGGTATTCATGCAGTCCACTGGGGAGACACCTCTGTTCAACCAGCACAAATAAGCCAGTGTTGACTTTATTCACCAAG aaaccATGCCCTCTATGTGATGAAGCAATGGAAGTGCTTGAGCCATATAAGAAAAGG TTTGTTTTGCAGGAGGTGGATATTACCCTTCCAGAGAACTCAGCATGGTATGATAAATACAAATATGACATacctgtttttcatttaaatgggAAGTTCCTAATGAAGCATCAAGTAGACATTCAAAAGTTTGAGGACCAGCTTATGAAGCTGGAGTTGCAAGATGATGGAAACCAGTGa